The Miscanthus floridulus cultivar M001 chromosome 17, ASM1932011v1, whole genome shotgun sequence genome has a window encoding:
- the LOC136518350 gene encoding uncharacterized protein has translation MDLYVDKYYSIKKFQAAYHGIIPNITDRNQCLEVDKGFKLLPPLSKKKKLSGRLKKNRYLSPTKRIGKRTRQVKYTGCGRGPRRQHLDQEEKKAKKDQPPTDQGTPRTRAAVVREAAAKAAREATEAADKAAAAAEAAGHAERHLLDVPPLETTPPSSPRTPPRNTCLDLQAVNQIEDMPADGVPRKMTPRRKQLASKVRKSPGKKTPAKKGKKK, from the exons ATGGACCTATATGTGGACAAATACTACTCTATTAAGAAGTTTCAGGCTGCCTACCATGGTATTATCCCAAACATCACTGATAGGAACCAATGTCTTGAGGTTGACAAGGGTTTCAAGTTGTTGCCACCACTGTCCAAGAAGAAAAAACTATCAGGCAGATTGAAGAAGAACAGGTACCTATCTCCAACTAAAAGAATTGGAAAAAGAACTAGGCAGGTAAAATATACTGGCTGTG GAAGAGGACCAAGAAGACAGCACCTAGACCAGGAAGAAAAGAAGGCCAAGAAGGACCAGCCACCAACAGACCAAGGAACACCGAGGACAAGAGCAGCAGTGGTTAGAGAGGCAGCTGCAAAGGCAGCAAGAGAGGCTACAGAAGCAGCAGataaggctgctgctgctgcagaagCAGCAGGACATGCAGAGAGGCATCTCCTAGATGTGCCACCACTAGAGACAACTCCACCATCAAGCCCAAGAACACCTCCAAG GAACACCTGCCTTGATTTGCAAGCTGTAAACCAGATTGAAGACATGCCTGCTGATGGTGTACCAAGGAAGATGACACCAAGGAGGAAGCAGCTGGCATCCAAGGTCAGAAAGAGTCCAGGAAAGAAGACTCCAGCAAAGAAGGGGAAGAAAAAGTGA
- the LOC136518144 gene encoding uncharacterized protein isoform X1 — MAGKKPTPVKPAPPSTQRNGSAAPGSKSRPKQASEEAAAASAKAQSASKPRKMTKEKPAAAKKKRDKPEPQVGGKRKKQQASADAATSAKKRKKGGEGPEPKPQKEATPAKKHKPSGKPEKPATPGKKQKPAGKPATPAKKQKPAGKSPTPAKKQKPAGKAATPAKKQQSPGKAATPAKKQQSPGKPATPAKKQHQSPGKAEKATPKKKQQSPGIARKPAAAATSPTKKQAKCEKPTPTKRKRGDDEPQKEAKSPKRAPADGEVLASTPVKKKRKDQKAAAADMGVCSFPMARVRQLMRVEDATIRASSEAVFLINKASEFFLGKFAEDAYCNAVKDRKKSIIYDNLSTAVCSQKGLKFLSDFVPQRVAAEDASKAMAGNNS, encoded by the exons ATGGCCGGGAAGAAGCCCACCCCAGTAAAGCCCGCCCCTCCCTCCACCCAGCGCAACGGCAGCGCCGCCCCCGGCTCCAAGAGCCGGCCAAAGCAGGCTTCGGAGGAGGCCGCAGCCGCCAGCGCCAAGGCGCAGTCGGCATCCAAACCGCGCAAAATGACCAAGGAGAAGCCGGCGGCCGCGAAGAAGAAGCGCGACAAGCCGGAGCCCCAAGTGGGCGGCAAGCGTAAGAAGCAGCAGGCGTCCGCCGACGCGGCCACGTCcgcgaagaagaggaagaagggcgGCGAAGGGCCGGAACCCAAACCCCAGAAGGAAGCCACGCCCGCGAAGAAGCACAAGCCATCCGGCAAGCCGGAGAAGCCCGCGACGCCCGGGAAGAAGCAGAAGCCAGCCGGGAAGCCCGCGACGCCCGCAAAGAAGCAGAAGCCAGCCGGGAAGTCCCCGACGCCCGCGAAGAAGCAGAAGCCAGCAGGCAAAGCCGCGACTCCCGCGAAGAAGCAGCAGTCACCCGGCAAGGCCGCGACGCCCGCGAAGAAGCAGCAGTCACCCGGCAAGCCAGCGACTCCCGCGAAGAAGCAGCATCAGTCACCCGGCAAAGCGGAGAAGGCCACGCCGAAGAAGAAGCAGCAGTCACCCGGCATTGCGCGGaagcccgcggcggcggcgacctcgcCCACGAAGAAGCAAGCCAAGTGCGAGAAGCCCACGCCCACCAAGAGGAAGCGCGGCGACGATGAGCCCCAAAAGGAAGCCAAGAGCCCCAAGAGAGCGCCTGCCGATGGGGAGGTGCTCGCATCTACGCCCGTgaagaagaagcggaaggaccaGAAGGCGGCTGCGGCAGACATGGGTGTGTGCAGCTTCCCCATGGCGCGGGTGCGGCAGCTGATGCGGGTCGAGGACGCCACCATCCGCGCTTCCAGTGAGGCTGTCTTCCTCATCAATAAGGCTTCC GAGTTCTTTTTGGGGAAGTTTGCAGAGGACGCTTATTGCAATGCCGTGAAGGATCGTAAGAAGTCCATTATTTACGATAATCTCT CAACAGCTGTTTGCAGCCAGAAGGGTTTGAAGTTCCTTTCGG atttTGTACCACAAAGAGTTGCAGCCGAAGATGCTTCGAAGGCAATGGCAGGCAACAACTCATAA
- the LOC136518144 gene encoding uncharacterized protein isoform X2: MAGKKPTPVKPAPPSTQRNGSAAPGSKSRPKQASEEAAAASAKAQSASKPRKMTKEKPAAAKKKRDKPEPQVGGKRKKQQASADAATSAKKRKKGGEGPEPKPQKEATPAKKHKPSGKPEKPATPGKKQKPAGKPATPAKKQKPAGKSPTPAKKQKPAGKAATPAKKQQSPGKAATPAKKQQSPGKPATPAKKQHQSPGKAEKATPKKKQQSPGIARKPAAAATSPTKKQAKCEKPTPTKRKRGDDEPQKEAKSPKRAPADGEVLASTPVKKKRKDQKAAAADMGVCSFPMARVRQLMRVEDATIRASSEAVFLINKASEFFLGKFAEDAYCNAVKDRKKSIIYDNLSVCSQKGLKFLSDFVPQRVAAEDASKAMAGNNS, translated from the exons ATGGCCGGGAAGAAGCCCACCCCAGTAAAGCCCGCCCCTCCCTCCACCCAGCGCAACGGCAGCGCCGCCCCCGGCTCCAAGAGCCGGCCAAAGCAGGCTTCGGAGGAGGCCGCAGCCGCCAGCGCCAAGGCGCAGTCGGCATCCAAACCGCGCAAAATGACCAAGGAGAAGCCGGCGGCCGCGAAGAAGAAGCGCGACAAGCCGGAGCCCCAAGTGGGCGGCAAGCGTAAGAAGCAGCAGGCGTCCGCCGACGCGGCCACGTCcgcgaagaagaggaagaagggcgGCGAAGGGCCGGAACCCAAACCCCAGAAGGAAGCCACGCCCGCGAAGAAGCACAAGCCATCCGGCAAGCCGGAGAAGCCCGCGACGCCCGGGAAGAAGCAGAAGCCAGCCGGGAAGCCCGCGACGCCCGCAAAGAAGCAGAAGCCAGCCGGGAAGTCCCCGACGCCCGCGAAGAAGCAGAAGCCAGCAGGCAAAGCCGCGACTCCCGCGAAGAAGCAGCAGTCACCCGGCAAGGCCGCGACGCCCGCGAAGAAGCAGCAGTCACCCGGCAAGCCAGCGACTCCCGCGAAGAAGCAGCATCAGTCACCCGGCAAAGCGGAGAAGGCCACGCCGAAGAAGAAGCAGCAGTCACCCGGCATTGCGCGGaagcccgcggcggcggcgacctcgcCCACGAAGAAGCAAGCCAAGTGCGAGAAGCCCACGCCCACCAAGAGGAAGCGCGGCGACGATGAGCCCCAAAAGGAAGCCAAGAGCCCCAAGAGAGCGCCTGCCGATGGGGAGGTGCTCGCATCTACGCCCGTgaagaagaagcggaaggaccaGAAGGCGGCTGCGGCAGACATGGGTGTGTGCAGCTTCCCCATGGCGCGGGTGCGGCAGCTGATGCGGGTCGAGGACGCCACCATCCGCGCTTCCAGTGAGGCTGTCTTCCTCATCAATAAGGCTTCC GAGTTCTTTTTGGGGAAGTTTGCAGAGGACGCTTATTGCAATGCCGTGAAGGATCGTAAGAAGTCCATTATTTACGATAATCTCT CTGTTTGCAGCCAGAAGGGTTTGAAGTTCCTTTCGG atttTGTACCACAAAGAGTTGCAGCCGAAGATGCTTCGAAGGCAATGGCAGGCAACAACTCATAA